A region from the Antennarius striatus isolate MH-2024 chromosome 22, ASM4005453v1, whole genome shotgun sequence genome encodes:
- the LOC137589282 gene encoding dnaJ homolog subfamily B member 9-like, with the protein MATAQSMLLIAVHVLLISEFILAKRDYYDILGVTKDATEHQIKKAFHKLALKYHPDRNKGPDAEAKFREVAEAYETLSDVKRRREYDQFGHGPSPGQGRGGGREYNFNQHYQSFNFDDLFKDFDQFGQQQQRHQHHFHSQNQAHQKRHFESHYQAHRETLNKQRRQGGFGGGLFDDMFEDLEKMFSFNTHNSNTDSSFRGSVKQHCRTVTQRRGNMVTTFTDCS; encoded by the exons ATGGCCACAGCGCAGTCGATGTTGTTGATAGCGGTGCATGTACTGCTGATCTCAGAGTTCATCCTGGCTAAAAGAGACTACTACGACATCCTGGGGGTGACTAAAGATGCCACTGAGCACCAGATCAAGAAGGCCTTCCATAAGCTGGCCCTGAAATACCATCCTGACCGAAACAAGGGGCCAGACGCCGAAGCAAAGTTCAGAGAAGTAGCAGAGG CGTACGAGACGTTATCAGACGttaagaggaggagagagtatGACCAGTTTGGACACGGTCCGTCTCCAGGGCAGggccgaggaggaggaagggaataCAACTTCAACCAGCACTACCAGTCCTTCAATTTTGATGACCTCTTCAAGGACTTTGACCAGTttggtcagcagcagcagcggcaccAGCACCACTTTCACTCCCAGAATCAAGCCCACCAAAAGAGACACTTTGAGAGCCACTATCAAGCTCACCGGGAGACCCTGAACAAACAGAGGAGGCAGGGGGGCTTCGGTGGGGGACTCTTTGATGACATGTTTGAGGACTTGGAGAAGATGTTTTCCTTCAACACGCACAATTCCAATACTGACAGCAGTTTCCGTGGCTCGGTGAAGCAGCACTGCAGGACAGTGACCCAGCGTAGGGGCAACATGGTGACCACCTTCACCGACTGCTCCTGA